One stretch of Pelmatolapia mariae isolate MD_Pm_ZW linkage group LG3_W, Pm_UMD_F_2, whole genome shotgun sequence DNA includes these proteins:
- the pop7 gene encoding ribonuclease P protein subunit p20: MTEPRNPSMSSIPQTGPAHTDSSSPAVEMDPVEYTLRKRLPRKLPKRRNDVYVNMKTDFRAQLARCQKLLEGGGHREICVHGLGLAINRAINIALQLQASSQGALQLAANTSTVELVDDLEPEDPDEAGEPMTRTRNNSAIHIKVFYPDAQ, translated from the coding sequence ATGACGGAGCCACGCAACCCCAGTATGTCCTCCATCCCTCAGACGGGCcctgcacacacagactccAGCTCACCTGCTGTAGAGATGGACCCAGTGGAGTACACTCTAAGGAAGCGTCTTCCCCGGAAGCTCCCAAAAAGACGCAATGACGTCTACGTCAACATGAAGACGGACTTCCGGGCTCAGCTGGCACGCTGTCAGAAGCTTCTGGAAGGTGGGGGTCACAGAGAGATCTGTGTTCACGGCTTGGGCCTGGCCATCAACCGGGCTATTAACATTGCCCTTCAGCTGCAGGCCAGCAGTCAGGGGGCGCTACAGCTGGCAGCCAACACCTCCACAGTGGAGCTTGTGGACGACCTGGAGCCCGAAGACCCGGACGAGGCCGGAGAGCCGATGACGCGTACACGTAACAATTCAGCCATTCACATAAAGGTGTTCTACCCCGACGCTCAGTGA
- the LOC135932766 gene encoding uncharacterized protein LOC135932766, which yields MSKRLTREERIEIVLISGERSNRVIAADFNARHPTRPPISHTTVSKLLANFRETGSVLDLPKCGRKKTVTNEETSVAVLASFSKSPQRSTRHMSLESGISRTSLRRILATHKWHPYKLQLLQHLNEDDPDRRTEFAEWAKQKLEQDPQFTQKILFSDEANIYVNGEVNKQNHRYWSDTNPHWMDPSKTVGTTKVMVWCGIRGTTIVGPFFINGNIKAAGYLKLLHDDVFPSLCTEAGTFPEFFQQDGAPPHYGCQVGAFLDEQFPGKWIGRRGPVEWSPRSPDLTPLDFCLWGHLKAIVYGVKIRDVQHLKLRILDACAGISPAVLLSVCEEWEKRVALTIQHNGQHIEHILQVVRNL from the coding sequence atgtcgaagaggttaacacgtgaggagcggatcgaaattgtgttgatatctggtgaacgcagtaaccgggtcattgcagcagatttcaatgcaagacaccctacgagaccacccatctcccatactacagttagcaaactgcttgctaactttcgtgaaactggttcagtgttggatttgccaaaatgtggacgcaagaaaactgtcactaatgaagaaacatcagtggctgtcctagcttcattcagcaagagcccacagcgtagcactcgccacatgtcactggagagtggcattagtcgaacatcccttcggcggatattagctactcacaaatggcacccttacaaactccagctactgcagcatctcaacgaggatgacccagatcggcgcacagaatttgcagaatgggcaaaacaaaaattggaacaggaccctcagttcacgcagaagattttgttcagtgatgaggcaaacatttatgtgaatggtgaagttaacaaacaaaaccaccgctattggtctgacactaacccacattggatggatccctccaagactgttggaacaacaaaagtgatggtttggtgtggtatacggggtacaacgatagtgggtccattcttcatcaatggaaacatCAAGGCcgctggatatttgaaattgctacatgatgatgtgttcccctctttatgcactgaagctggcacgttccctgagtttttccagcaagatggtgcaccaccacattatgggtgccaggtcggagcattcctagatgaacagtttcctggaaagtggattggtcgtcgtgggccagttgaatggtccccaaggtctcccgatctgacccccttagacttttgtctttggggtcatctgaaggcaattgtctatggtgtgaagatacgagatgtgcagcacctgaaactacggatactggatgcctgtgctggcatttctcctgcggtgttgctatcagtatgtgaagagtgggagaagagggttgcattgacaatccaacacaatgggcagcacattgaacacattttacaagtggtcagaaacttgtaa
- the epoa gene encoding erythropoietin: MGNRRTYGPNREDPVRGYADAAMEFPRLLALLLLVLDWTQPGLSSPLRPICDLRVLNHFIQEARDAEGAMKSCREGCGLSQSVTVPQTTVDFDVWEKKNALEQAQEVQTGLWLLQQSLNTLQTSVTNTAMHSHIDNTIRNLLSINAVLRSLNIQEFTPPANATDLEGTWRVSLATDLLQVHVNFLRGKVHLLLSSAQACKPDVS, encoded by the exons ATGGGCAATAGACGGACCTATGGGCCAAACCGCGAGGACCCTGTGAGGGGCTATGCGGATGCCGCTATGGAGTTTCCCA GACTGCTTGCCTTGCTGTTGTTAGTGTTGGACTGGACCCAGCCAGGCTTGTCATCCCCACTGAGGCCAATTTGTGACCTGAGGGTCCTGAACCATTTCATACAGGAAGCACGGGACGCAGAAGGTGCTATG AAGTCATGTAGAGAAGGCTGTGGCCTGTCCCAGTCTGTCACTGTCCCCCAGACTACAGTAGACTTTGATGTATGGGAGAAGAAAAAT GCACTGGAGCAAGCCCAGGAGGTGCAGACTGGCCTATGGTTGTTACAACAGTCCCTCAACACGCTACAGACATCGGTCACCAACACAGCCATGCACAGTCACATAGACAACACCATCAGAAACCTGCTCAGCATCAACGCTGTGCTGCGTAGTCTCAACATCCAG GAATTTACACCACCAGCAAATGCAACAGACCTTGAGGGAACATGGAGGGTGTCCTTAGCAACAGATCTGCTTCAGGTCCACGTCAACTTCCTGCGAGGCAAAGTGCACCTTCTTCTTTCGAGTGCACAGGCATGCAAGCCAGATGTCAGCTGA